The following proteins are co-located in the Penaeus monodon isolate SGIC_2016 chromosome 10, NSTDA_Pmon_1, whole genome shotgun sequence genome:
- the LOC119577901 gene encoding uncharacterized protein LOC119577901 — MAESGSTTYIPMEIKKTPSHPFLRENNFTLLRPSKSDSPRMRGPRRVLRLCMFSLLLPALLITIPLYMRMVLYPPSQYPMMPTDQRLLSRHVSSVWCQAQLARMNGSFTAFLSPDTPHILSSPRVHAMIHSIALGDDVKEYWGFHLLKGSKVTVSACSRYDGAQLMMLRGVENLRRCAWIGEEDSKEEEEELANMEVPENKEEVKGEEGELEEMEEEGEEEEPNQGLGMNAEGANVNGLLMPEKKMSEFAEREDDQPEIVDEAQRGQTNNSEQPNGDGADEILRASLDETHPRGQVDMSEERRQDLQQLLRQALSMSKDKKEILRILHSVGRERDQPLPQRIQQILGVTPTSSPSRRRRSQPQLSLLRQERAIDMEDADNAHEVFDEEEPTRPTKVAVKRPPEDIEKIVGGQILFPEGLKFERGKFNQTTANDGSDEENVSSYSSSEEALASCEGVIMSLPLVSYRGCNIRWTEINKFTYDIPVTGTYYFVFSSENEINENKFFFNLTFERMVYDTTKSATVCENKTECLVPLSFWSTERAVVEVPEESTWDHSYVMDTTCEPRVAVYLTFILLVPFVILICAFQ; from the exons ACAGCCCGCGCATGCGTGGACCCCGACGAGTGCTGCGGCTGTGCATGTTTTCCCTTTTGCTCCCGGCTCTACTCATCACCATTCCGCTTTACATGCGCATGGTACTGTACCCGCCAAGTCAGTATCCGATGATGCCTACTGACCAGCGTCTTCTCAGCCGCCACGTATCTTCTGTATGGTGCCAG GCACAGTTGGCCCGCATGAACGGAAGCTTCACGGCCTTCCTCTCGCCGGATACCCCCCACATCCTCAGCTCCCCCCGGGTACATGCCATGATCCACTCGATCGCCCTGGGAGACGACGTCAAGGAGTACTGGGGCTTCCACCTCCTCAAGGGATCCAAGGTCACCGTTTCCGCGTGCTCAAG GTATGATGGAGCGCAGCTGATGATGCTACGGGGCGTCGAGAACCTCCGTCGGTGTGCTTGGATTGGCGAGGAAGACtccaaagaagaggaagaggagctggCAAATATGGAAGTGccagagaataaagaagaggtaaaaggagaggaaggggaattggaagagatggaggaagagggagaggaagaggagccaAATCAAGGACTTGGAATGAATGCAGAAGGGGCAAACGTGAATGGTCTCCTAATGCCAGAAAAGAAAATGTCTGAATTCGCTGAACGAGAGGATGATCAGCCCGAGATCGTGGATGAGGCGCAGCGGGGCCAGACGAACAACAGCGAGCAACCTAATGGCGATGGAGCGGACGAGATTTTACGAGCAAGTCTGGATGAAACACATCCCAGAGGACAAGTAGACATGTCAGAAGAGAGGCGGCAGGACCTGCAGCAACTGCTGAGGCAGGCGCTGAGCATGagcaaagacaagaaagaaatctTACGGATCCTTCATTCGGTGGGGCGTGAAAGGGACCAGCCGCTTCCTCAAAGGATCCAGCAGATCCTTGGGGTGACGCCCACAAGCAGCCCCAGCCGGCGAAGGAGATCTCAGCCGCAATTGTCTTTACTCAGGCAAGAAAGAGCTATTGACATGGAAGATGCCGATAACGCACACGAGGTTTTTGACGAGGAGGAGCCTACTCGGCCGACCAAAGTTGCTGTAAAAAGGCCACCAGAAGACATCGAAAAAATCGTGGGCGGCCAAATTCTCTTCCCCGAGGGACTCAAGTTCGAGAGAGGGAAGTTTAACCAAACGACTGCCAACGACGGCTCGGACGAGGAGAACGTGTCTTCCTACTCGAGCAGTGAAGAGGCGCTGGCCAGTTGCGAAGGCGTCATCATGTCCCTCCCGCTGGTCTCTTACCGCGGGTGTAATATTCGCTGGACAGAAATCAATAAGTTCACCTACGATATCCCCGTCACTGGGACTTACTACTTTGTCTTTTCTAGTGAGAAtgagataaatgaaaacaaattctTCTTCAATCTAACGTTTGAAAGAATGGTTTACGACACAACGAAATCCGCGACCGTGTGCGAAAACAAAACGGAGTGCCTAGTGCCCCTTTCCTTCTGGTCGACCGAGCGTGCCGTGGTGGAGGTGCCAGAGGAAAGCACTTGGGATCATTCCTATGTCATGGATACCACATGTGAGCCGCGTGTGGCCGTTTACCTCACTTTCATCCTTCTTGTGCCATTTGTAATACTTATTTGTGCCTTTCAATAG